A region from the Lates calcarifer isolate ASB-BC8 linkage group LG2, TLL_Latcal_v3, whole genome shotgun sequence genome encodes:
- the trpm7 gene encoding transient receptor potential cation channel subfamily M member 7 isoform X1: MSQKPWIESTFTKRECVYILPVSKDPHRCLPGCQICQQLVRCCCGRLVRQHVGFTASLATKYSDVKLGENPNLPMPELEEWSVEKHTEASPTDAYGVINFQGGSHSYRAKYVRLSHDSRPESILRLMLKEWHMELPKILISVHGGVQNFELHPRIKQVVGKGLIKAAVTTGAWILTGGVNTGVAKHVGDALKEHCSRSSKKICTIGIAPWGVIENRNDLIGRDIIAPYQTLLNPLSKLNVLNNLHSHFLLVDDGTVGKYGAEVQLRRDLEKHINLQRIHARIGQGVPVVALIFEGGPNVILTVLEYLQESPPVPVVVCEGTGRAADILAYVHKQTEEGGGLPDGVETDIIATIKKTFNFSQSDAIHLFQTLMECMKSKELITVFHISSEEHQDIDVAILRALLQGTNASAFDQLVLTLAWDRVDIAKNHVFVYGQQLLVSSLEQAMLDALVMDRVDFVKLLIENGVSMHRFLTISRLEELYNTKQPPNNPTLLHLVRDVKQSHLPPNYKISLIDVGLVIEYLMGGTYRCNYTRKRFRIIYNNLHGNNRRSGRHTAGPGSHLRKSHESFSMQADKKEKTRHNHFIKTAQPYKPKLESTTEQNKKRSKEEIVDIDDPETRRFPYPFNELLVWAVLMKRQKMSLFFWQHGEENMAKALVACKLCRSMGYEAKKSDVVDDTSEELKEYSNEFGQLAVDLLEQSFRQDETMAMKLLTYELKNWSNSTCLKLAVSSHLRPFVAHTCTQMLLSDMWMGRLNMRKNSWYKVILSILVPPAILLLEYKSKAEMAHIPQSQDDHQMTMEDSEHNFQNIAEDIQMDVFKEARSHDHVEAKNDMETHVRSRKLPLTRKIYAFYHAPIVKFWSNTLFYLGFLMFYSYVVLVKMPEWPSPQEWVVILYIFTSAIEKIREMFMSEAGKISQKIKVWFSDYFNVSDFLAIVIFFIGFGLRLGGGEAFVPGRTVYCLNIIFWYVRLLDILAVNQQAGPYVMMIAKMVANMFYIVVIMAIVLLSYGVPRKAILYPHEEPSWTLAKDVVFQPYWMMYGEVYAYEIDVCANNSEQSVRSLCTAGVWLTPLLQAVYLFVQYILMVNLLIAFFNNVYIQVKSISNLVWKYQRYHFIMAYHEKPVLPPPFILLCHIYSLFCMCRKRKKENTYGPKLFLTEEDQKKLHDFEEQCVETYFHEKDDQFHSGSEERIRLTSERVETMCLQLREVGNKVNFIKRSLHTLDSQIGHLQDLSALTVDTLKTLTAQRASEASKVHNQITRELSLSKNVVPSIAPVAPDTGPHSKSSAIGKRSVGPYFGSSFPQAGIDIADSLFGTGVGGGAGKETESIRRVGLSHGVGPGLDPNLNPALSPERRELFGLGHFPAEAGSSGSAGSSACVQSAVAISPPELRLRGHSLTQSKLTRPQEPGLSDSPSSLPNVPSLGAQFHISSTPSQPSGSSHPELALAGPYQQPLQPDSTTVEFGAFVGHKDSMDLQHSTPKEASTSGRQQSPATQTRSQAQPEGHGHIRAVNSYAGFTEFDRNPAFLHPDSTLTKKDRSRVSAEDILIHEDPRSAVLERIQVKSAQASSLRAPGEDTLSAAVSLYAPRHTHLGARKDSIGSPFKPMESYQYSAVERNNLMRLSQSIPFTPVPPRGEPVTVYRLEESSPNTINNSMSSWAQRGLCAKIEFLSKEEMGGGLRRALKVLCTWSEYDILKPGHLYIVKSFLPEVVQTWQSIYKEDTVLHLCLREIQQQRAAQKLTFAFNQVRPKTIPYSPRFLEVFLLYCHSAGQWFAIEECITGEFRKFNNNNGDEIVPTNLLEETMLAFSHWTYEYTRGELLVLDLQGVGEILTDPSVIKSGEKGSYDMIFGPANLGDDAIRNFRAKHHCNSCCRKLKLPDLKRNDYTPDKVTFPQEDPPNPGGGVKESRQSMRLML, encoded by the exons TCCCAGAAACCCTGGATAGAAAGCACTTTCACCAAGAGGGAATGTGTGTACATACTTCCAGTGTCAAAGGACCCCCACAG ATGCCTTCCAGGATGCCAGATTTGCCAGCAGCTAGTCCG TTGCTGCTGTGGGCGGCTGGTGCGGCAGCATGTTGGCTTCACAGCCAGCTTGGCCACGAAGTACTCGGACGTGAAGCTGGGTGAAAACCCCAACCTGCCCATGCCCGAGCTGGAGGAGTGGTCggtggaaaaacacacagaggcgaGCCCCACTGACGCCTATGGTGTCATCAACTTCCAGGGAGGGTCTCACTCGTACAGGGCCAAG TATGTGCGTTTGTCCCACGACTCGCGGCCGGAAAGCATCCTGCGGCTGATGCTGAAGGAGTGGCACATGGAGCTTCCCAAGATCCTCATCTCTGTCCATGGAGGAGTTCAGAACTTTGAGCTGCACCCACGCATCAAGCAGGTGGTGGGCAAGGGCCTCATCAAAGCTGCAGTCACCACAGGGGCCTGGATTCTCACTGGAGGGGTCAACACAG GTGTGGCAAAGCATGTGGGTGATGCTCTCAAAGAGCACTGTTCCAGATCATCAAAGAAAATTTGCACTATTGGGATTGCACCCTGGGGAGTCATTGAAAACAGGAACGATCTCATTGGCAGAGAC ATTATCGCTCCGTATCAGACACTACTGAACCCTCTCAGCAAACTAAATGTTCTCAATAATCTGCATTCCCATTTCCTCCTGGTGGACGATGGGACGGTGGGCAAGTATGGCGCTGAGGTCCAACTGCGGCGGGACCTAGAGAAGCACATCAACCTCCAAAGAATACATGCAC GTATTGGTCAGGGTGTTCCAGTCGTGGCCCTGATATTCGAGGGGGGTCCCAACGTGATCCTGACAGTGCTGGAGTACCTTCAGGAGAGCCCTCCTGTCCCAGTGGTGGTGTGTGAGGGGACTGGCCGTGCTGCTGATATACTGGCCTACGTCCACAAGCAGACCGAGGAGGGAGG AGGACTTCCTGATGGAGTGGAGACTGACATCATCGCAACCATCAAGAAAACCTTCAACTTCAGCCAGAGTGATGCCATCCATCTCTTTCAGACTCTGATGGAGTGCATGAAGAGCAAAGAACTG ATCACTGTGTTTCACATCAGCTCCGAGGAGCACCAGGACATTGACGTAGCCATTCTGAGGGCTTTGCTCCAAG GCACAAACGCATCTGCCTTCGATCAGCTGGTCCTGACTCTGGCCTGGGACCGTGTAGACATTGCCAAGaatcatgtgtttgtgtacggacagcagctcctg GTGAGCTCTCTGGAGCAAGCCATGCTGGATGCACTCGTGATGGACAGGGTGGATTTTGTCAAGTTGCTTATAGAAAACGGTGTGAGCATGCACCGCTTCCTGACAATCAGTCGGCTTGAGGAGCTCTACAACACG AAACAACCTCCCAACAACCCAACTCTCCTCCACCTGGTTAGGGATGTTAAACAG AGTCATCTGCCTCCAAACTATAAAATCAGTTTGATTGATGTGGGCCTGGTTATTGAGTACCTGATGGGCGGGACTTACAGGTGCAACTACACCAGGAAACGCTTCCGAATCATTTACAACAatctccatggcaacaacagG AGATCAGGGCGCCACACAGCAGGCCCTGGTTCTCATTTGAGGAAAAGTCATGAGTCATTCAGCATGCAGGCTGACAAGAAGGAGAAGACGAGGCACAACCACTTCATCAAGACTGCGCAGCCGTACAAACCCAAG CTTGAGTCTACCAcggagcaaaacaaaaagaggagcAAAGAGGAGATTGTGGACATAGACGATCCAGAGACACGGCGCTTTCCCTACCCTTTCAACGAGCTCCTAGTGTGGGCTGTTCTGatgaagaggcagaaaatgtcGCTGTTCTTCTGGCAGCATGGCGAGGAGAATATGGCGAAGGCACTGGTGGCCTGTAAACTCTGTCGGTCGATGGGCTACGAGGCCAAGAAGAGCGACGTGGTGGACGACACGTCAGAGGAGCTCAAGGAATACTCAAA CGAGTTTGGGCAGCTGGCAGTGGACCTGCTGGAGCAGTCGTTCAGGCAGGATGAGACCATGGCCATGAAGCTGCTGACCTACGAACTGAAGAACTGGAGCAATTCCACCTGTTTGAAGTTGGCCGTCTCCTCCCACCTGCGGCCCTTTGTGGCTCATACCTGCACCCAGATGTTGCTGTCAGACATGTGGATGGGACGGCTGAACATGCGCAAGAACTCCTGGTACAAG GTGATTCTGAGTATCTTGGTGCCTCCTGCCATCCTACTGTTGGAGTACAAATCCAAGGCTGAGATGGCTCACATCCCTCAGAGTCAGGATGACCACCAGATGACCATGGAGGACAGTGAACACAACTTTCAGAACATAGCTGAAGACATCCAAATG GATGTGTTCAAGGAGGCCAGATCCCACGACCATGTGGAGGCGAAAAATGACATGGAGACGCATGTTCGCTCCAGGAAGCTGCCCTTAACCAGGAAGATTTATGCCTTCTACCACGCTCCTATTGTCAAGTTCTGGTCCAACACG CTCTTCTACCTGGGCTTCTTGATGTTTTACTCATATGTGGTCCTGGTGAAAATGCCAGAATGGCCCTCTCCTCAGGAATGGGTGGTCATTCTCTACATCTTCACCTCTGCCATTGAGAAAATTCGAGAG atgTTCATGTCTGAAGCAGGCAAAATAAGCCAGAAGATAAAGGTGTGGTTCAGTGACTATTTTAATGTGTCAGACTTTCTGGCCATTGTGATCTTCTTTATTGGCTTTGGCCTGAGGTTGGGCGGAGGTGAAGCCTTCGTCCCTGGGAGGACAGTTTACTGTCTCAATATCATCTTCTGGTATGTGCGACTCCTGGATATTCTGGCTGTCAACCAGCAAGCTGGACCGTACGTCATGATGATTGCTAAAATG GTGGCcaacatgttttatattgtggTGATAATGGCTATAGTCCTGCTCAGCTATGGCGTACCCAGGAAAGCCATTCTGTACCCACACGAGGAGCCCAGCTGGACGCTGGCCAAAGATGTGGTCTTTCAACCGTACTGGATGATGTATGGGGAAGTGTATGCCTATGAAATCGATG TGTGTGCCAATAACAGTGAACAATCTGTAAGGTCCCTGTGTACAGCAGGAGTGTGGCTGACTCCTCTTCTACAAGCAGTCTACCTctttgtacagtatatactaATGGTCAACCTCCTCATCGCCTTTTTCAA TAATGTCTATATACAAGTCAAGTCCATTTCTAATCTGGTGTGGAAGTACCAGCGCTACCACTTCATTATGGCCTACCATGAGAAGCCTGTCCTCCCACCTCCCTTCATCCTCCTGTGCCATATCTACTCCCTCTTCTGTATGTgtagaaagaggaagaaggagaacaCCTACGGACCAA AGCTGTTTCTTACTGAGGAAGACCAAAAGAAGCTTCATGATTTTGAGGAGCAGTGTGTGGAGACGTATTTTCATGAAAAGGATGATCAGTTTCACTCGGGGAGTGAGGAGCGCATACGCCTTACCTCAGAAAG AGTTGAGACCATGTGTTTGCAGTTGAGGGAGGTCGGGAACAAGGTCAACTTTATAAAACGCTCCTTGCACACACTGGACTCCCAAATCGGCCACCTGCAGGACCTGTCAGCTCTGACTGTGGACACTCTGAAGACCCTCACTGCCCAGAGGGCATCTGAGGCCAGCAAGGTCCACAATCAGATCACCCGGGAGCTTAGCCTGTCCAAGAATGTGGTCCCCAGCATCGCCCCTGTGGCTCCAGACACCGGCCCCCACTCCAAATCGTCCGCGATAGGCAAACGCAGTGTGGGACCCTACTTTGGCTCCTCTTTCCCCCAGGCAGGAATCGACATAGCAGATTCTCTTTTTGGGACTGGTGTCGGGGGAGGGGctgggaaagagacagaaagcatACGGAGAGTTGGGCTCAGCCATGGAGTAGGACCGGGGCTGGACCCCAACCTGAACCCAGCATTGAGTCCAGAGAGGAGGGAGCTGTTTGGGCTCGGGCACTTTCCTGCAGAGGCTGGCTCCTCAGGCAGTGCCGGCTCCAGTGCCTGTGTCCAAAGTGCTGTGGCCATTTCCCCTCCGGAGCTGCGTCTCCGAGGCCACTCTCTCACCCAGAGTAAGCTGACCCGTCCACAAGAGCCGGGCCTTTCCGACTCCCCATCCAGCCTGCCCAACGTACCCTCCCTCGGGGCTCAGTTCCACATCAGCAGCACCCCTTCCCAGCCAAGTGGCTCCAGCCACCCGGAGCTCGCTCTGGCTGGGCCTTACCAGCAGCCCCTCCAGCCAGACAGCACCACTGTAGAGTTTGGTGCATTTGTGG GACATAAAGACAGTATGGATCTCCAGCACTCCACACCCAAAGAGGCCTCCACCTCTGGCAGACAGCAAAGCCCAGCCACACAGACCAGATCTCAG GCTCAACCTGAAGGTCATGGTCATATCAGAGCTGTCAACTCATACGCTGGCTTCACAGAATTTGACAGAAACCCGGCTTTCCTCCATCCAGACTCCA CTCTAACGAAGAAGGACAGAAGCAGAGTGTCAGCTGAAGACATCCTCATCCATGAGGACCCCAGGTCTGCAGTACTG GAAAGAATTCAGGTCAAATCAGCCCAGGCCAGCAGCCT ACGAGCCCCTGGTGAAGACACACTAAGTG CTGCAGTTTCTCTCTACGCACCACGACACACCCACCTGGGAGCCAGAAAGGACT cTATTGGCTCACCTTTCAAGCCCATGGAAAGCTACCAGTACTCAG CTGTTGAGCGCAACAACTTGATGAGGCTGTCTCAGAGCATCCCTTTCACTCCTGTGCCCCCTAGAG GGGAGCCGGTGACTGTGTACCGCCTGGAGGAGAGCTCTCCCAACACGATCAACAACAGCATGTCTTCCTGGGCCCAGCGGGGCCTCTGTGCCAAAATAGAGTTCCTCAGCAAGGAGGAGATGGGCGGAGGACTCAGGAGGGCCCTCAAGGTGCTCTGCACTTGGTCAGAATATGACATCCTGAAACCGGGACACTTGTATATAGTCAAGTCTTTCCTTCCCGAGGTGGTCCAAACCTGGCAGAGCATCTACAAGGAAGACACTGTGCTGCACCTTTGTCTCAGG GAAATTCAACAACAACGAGCTGCTCAGAAGTTGACATTTGCCTTCAACCAAGTCAGGCCGAAGACAATTCCTTATTCACCGAG gtttcTGGAGGTGTTTCTGCTCTACTGTCACTCTGCTGGACAGTGGTTTGCCATAGAGGAGTGCATCACCGGGGAGTTCAGGaagttcaacaacaacaatggtgACGAGATCGTCCCCACCAACCTCCTGGAGGAGACCATGCTGGCCTTCAGCCACTGGACCTATGAGTATACCCGCGGAGAGCTGCTGGTGCTTGACCTGCAGG GTGTTGGGGAGATTCTGACAGATCCATCTGTCATAAAGAGCGGTGAGAAGGG ATCTTATGATATGATATTTGGACCGGCCAACCTGGGGGACGATGCCATTAGGAACTTCCGTGCAAAACACCACTGCAACTCCTGCTGCCGGAAACTCAAACTTCCCG atCTGAAGAGGAACGACTACACACCAGATAAGGTGACGTTCCCACAAGAAGACCCTCCTAACCCGGGGGGCGGGGTCAAGGAGTCCCGGCAATCAATGAGGCTGATGCTGTGA
- the trpm7 gene encoding transient receptor potential cation channel subfamily M member 7 isoform X2, which translates to MSQKPWIESTFTKRECVYILPVSKDPHRCLPGCQICQQLVRCCCGRLVRQHVGFTASLATKYSDVKLGENPNLPMPELEEWSVEKHTEASPTDAYGVINFQGGSHSYRAKYVRLSHDSRPESILRLMLKEWHMELPKILISVHGGVQNFELHPRIKQVVGKGLIKAAVTTGAWILTGGVNTGVAKHVGDALKEHCSRSSKKICTIGIAPWGVIENRNDLIGRDIIAPYQTLLNPLSKLNVLNNLHSHFLLVDDGTVGKYGAEVQLRRDLEKHINLQRIHARIGQGVPVVALIFEGGPNVILTVLEYLQESPPVPVVVCEGTGRAADILAYVHKQTEEGGGLPDGVETDIIATIKKTFNFSQSDAIHLFQTLMECMKSKELITVFHISSEEHQDIDVAILRALLQGTNASAFDQLVLTLAWDRVDIAKNHVFVYGQQLLVSSLEQAMLDALVMDRVDFVKLLIENGVSMHRFLTISRLEELYNTKQPPNNPTLLHLVRDVKQSHLPPNYKISLIDVGLVIEYLMGGTYRCNYTRKRFRIIYNNLHGNNRRSGRHTAGPGSHLRKSHESFSMQADKKEKTRHNHFIKTAQPYKPKLESTTEQNKKRSKEEIVDIDDPETRRFPYPFNELLVWAVLMKRQKMSLFFWQHGEENMAKALVACKLCRSMGYEAKKSDVVDDTSEELKEYSNEFGQLAVDLLEQSFRQDETMAMKLLTYELKNWSNSTCLKLAVSSHLRPFVAHTCTQMLLSDMWMGRLNMRKNSWYKVILSILVPPAILLLEYKSKAEMAHIPQSQDDHQMTMEDSEHNFQNIAEDIQMDVFKEARSHDHVEAKNDMETHVRSRKLPLTRKIYAFYHAPIVKFWSNTLFYLGFLMFYSYVVLVKMPEWPSPQEWVVILYIFTSAIEKIREMFMSEAGKISQKIKVWFSDYFNVSDFLAIVIFFIGFGLRLGGGEAFVPGRTVYCLNIIFWYVRLLDILAVNQQAGPYVMMIAKMVANMFYIVVIMAIVLLSYGVPRKAILYPHEEPSWTLAKDVVFQPYWMMYGEVYAYEIDGKDDEDGRGDYEASFTHSQAEAANKGLFGEGRAFCFTTASTASTQL; encoded by the exons TCCCAGAAACCCTGGATAGAAAGCACTTTCACCAAGAGGGAATGTGTGTACATACTTCCAGTGTCAAAGGACCCCCACAG ATGCCTTCCAGGATGCCAGATTTGCCAGCAGCTAGTCCG TTGCTGCTGTGGGCGGCTGGTGCGGCAGCATGTTGGCTTCACAGCCAGCTTGGCCACGAAGTACTCGGACGTGAAGCTGGGTGAAAACCCCAACCTGCCCATGCCCGAGCTGGAGGAGTGGTCggtggaaaaacacacagaggcgaGCCCCACTGACGCCTATGGTGTCATCAACTTCCAGGGAGGGTCTCACTCGTACAGGGCCAAG TATGTGCGTTTGTCCCACGACTCGCGGCCGGAAAGCATCCTGCGGCTGATGCTGAAGGAGTGGCACATGGAGCTTCCCAAGATCCTCATCTCTGTCCATGGAGGAGTTCAGAACTTTGAGCTGCACCCACGCATCAAGCAGGTGGTGGGCAAGGGCCTCATCAAAGCTGCAGTCACCACAGGGGCCTGGATTCTCACTGGAGGGGTCAACACAG GTGTGGCAAAGCATGTGGGTGATGCTCTCAAAGAGCACTGTTCCAGATCATCAAAGAAAATTTGCACTATTGGGATTGCACCCTGGGGAGTCATTGAAAACAGGAACGATCTCATTGGCAGAGAC ATTATCGCTCCGTATCAGACACTACTGAACCCTCTCAGCAAACTAAATGTTCTCAATAATCTGCATTCCCATTTCCTCCTGGTGGACGATGGGACGGTGGGCAAGTATGGCGCTGAGGTCCAACTGCGGCGGGACCTAGAGAAGCACATCAACCTCCAAAGAATACATGCAC GTATTGGTCAGGGTGTTCCAGTCGTGGCCCTGATATTCGAGGGGGGTCCCAACGTGATCCTGACAGTGCTGGAGTACCTTCAGGAGAGCCCTCCTGTCCCAGTGGTGGTGTGTGAGGGGACTGGCCGTGCTGCTGATATACTGGCCTACGTCCACAAGCAGACCGAGGAGGGAGG AGGACTTCCTGATGGAGTGGAGACTGACATCATCGCAACCATCAAGAAAACCTTCAACTTCAGCCAGAGTGATGCCATCCATCTCTTTCAGACTCTGATGGAGTGCATGAAGAGCAAAGAACTG ATCACTGTGTTTCACATCAGCTCCGAGGAGCACCAGGACATTGACGTAGCCATTCTGAGGGCTTTGCTCCAAG GCACAAACGCATCTGCCTTCGATCAGCTGGTCCTGACTCTGGCCTGGGACCGTGTAGACATTGCCAAGaatcatgtgtttgtgtacggacagcagctcctg GTGAGCTCTCTGGAGCAAGCCATGCTGGATGCACTCGTGATGGACAGGGTGGATTTTGTCAAGTTGCTTATAGAAAACGGTGTGAGCATGCACCGCTTCCTGACAATCAGTCGGCTTGAGGAGCTCTACAACACG AAACAACCTCCCAACAACCCAACTCTCCTCCACCTGGTTAGGGATGTTAAACAG AGTCATCTGCCTCCAAACTATAAAATCAGTTTGATTGATGTGGGCCTGGTTATTGAGTACCTGATGGGCGGGACTTACAGGTGCAACTACACCAGGAAACGCTTCCGAATCATTTACAACAatctccatggcaacaacagG AGATCAGGGCGCCACACAGCAGGCCCTGGTTCTCATTTGAGGAAAAGTCATGAGTCATTCAGCATGCAGGCTGACAAGAAGGAGAAGACGAGGCACAACCACTTCATCAAGACTGCGCAGCCGTACAAACCCAAG CTTGAGTCTACCAcggagcaaaacaaaaagaggagcAAAGAGGAGATTGTGGACATAGACGATCCAGAGACACGGCGCTTTCCCTACCCTTTCAACGAGCTCCTAGTGTGGGCTGTTCTGatgaagaggcagaaaatgtcGCTGTTCTTCTGGCAGCATGGCGAGGAGAATATGGCGAAGGCACTGGTGGCCTGTAAACTCTGTCGGTCGATGGGCTACGAGGCCAAGAAGAGCGACGTGGTGGACGACACGTCAGAGGAGCTCAAGGAATACTCAAA CGAGTTTGGGCAGCTGGCAGTGGACCTGCTGGAGCAGTCGTTCAGGCAGGATGAGACCATGGCCATGAAGCTGCTGACCTACGAACTGAAGAACTGGAGCAATTCCACCTGTTTGAAGTTGGCCGTCTCCTCCCACCTGCGGCCCTTTGTGGCTCATACCTGCACCCAGATGTTGCTGTCAGACATGTGGATGGGACGGCTGAACATGCGCAAGAACTCCTGGTACAAG GTGATTCTGAGTATCTTGGTGCCTCCTGCCATCCTACTGTTGGAGTACAAATCCAAGGCTGAGATGGCTCACATCCCTCAGAGTCAGGATGACCACCAGATGACCATGGAGGACAGTGAACACAACTTTCAGAACATAGCTGAAGACATCCAAATG GATGTGTTCAAGGAGGCCAGATCCCACGACCATGTGGAGGCGAAAAATGACATGGAGACGCATGTTCGCTCCAGGAAGCTGCCCTTAACCAGGAAGATTTATGCCTTCTACCACGCTCCTATTGTCAAGTTCTGGTCCAACACG CTCTTCTACCTGGGCTTCTTGATGTTTTACTCATATGTGGTCCTGGTGAAAATGCCAGAATGGCCCTCTCCTCAGGAATGGGTGGTCATTCTCTACATCTTCACCTCTGCCATTGAGAAAATTCGAGAG atgTTCATGTCTGAAGCAGGCAAAATAAGCCAGAAGATAAAGGTGTGGTTCAGTGACTATTTTAATGTGTCAGACTTTCTGGCCATTGTGATCTTCTTTATTGGCTTTGGCCTGAGGTTGGGCGGAGGTGAAGCCTTCGTCCCTGGGAGGACAGTTTACTGTCTCAATATCATCTTCTGGTATGTGCGACTCCTGGATATTCTGGCTGTCAACCAGCAAGCTGGACCGTACGTCATGATGATTGCTAAAATG GTGGCcaacatgttttatattgtggTGATAATGGCTATAGTCCTGCTCAGCTATGGCGTACCCAGGAAAGCCATTCTGTACCCACACGAGGAGCCCAGCTGGACGCTGGCCAAAGATGTGGTCTTTCAACCGTACTGGATGATGTATGGGGAAGTGTATGCCTATGAAATCGATGGTAAGGACGATGAGGATGGTAGGGGAGATTACGAGG cctctttcacacactctcaGGCAGAAGCAGCCAACAAAGGTCTCTTTGGGGAGGGCAGAGCTTTTTGCTTCACCACAGCATCGACTGCCTCAACTCAGCTGTAG